In Rickettsiella endosymbiont of Aleochara curtula, one genomic interval encodes:
- the pdxS gene encoding pyridoxal 5'-phosphate synthase lyase subunit PdxS — protein MNFLDDSQRIKTGLAEMLKGGVIMDVTNVEQAQIAEAAGACAVMALERVPADIRKMGGIARMASPKIIHDIMQAVSIPVMAKVRIGHFVEAQILQALHVDFIDESEVLSNADDECHIDKHAFDVPFVCGCRNLGEALRRIAEGAAMIRTKGEAGSGNILEAVRHMRAITREIKQLTVLNKEELYAKAKSLNAPLELIRWVAEEGKLPVPHFSAGGVATPADAALLRQLGAESVFVGSGIFKSTDPEKRACAIVQATTHFDNPEILLNVSSDLAEGMSGFNLKFEEEESLV, from the coding sequence ATGAATTTTCTCGATGATTCTCAACGCATCAAAACCGGTCTCGCTGAAATGCTCAAAGGCGGCGTCATTATGGACGTCACTAACGTTGAACAAGCGCAAATTGCCGAAGCTGCAGGCGCTTGTGCCGTCATGGCTCTAGAACGTGTGCCCGCTGATATTCGTAAAATGGGCGGCATCGCACGTATGGCCTCTCCTAAAATTATTCACGATATCATGCAAGCCGTCTCGATACCGGTAATGGCAAAAGTACGTATTGGCCATTTTGTCGAAGCTCAAATATTACAAGCATTACATGTCGATTTTATCGACGAAAGCGAAGTGTTAAGCAATGCCGACGATGAATGTCATATTGATAAACATGCGTTTGATGTGCCTTTTGTGTGTGGCTGTCGCAATCTTGGCGAAGCATTAAGACGCATTGCCGAAGGTGCGGCCATGATACGTACTAAAGGTGAAGCAGGTTCAGGAAATATTCTCGAAGCAGTACGCCATATGCGCGCTATCACCCGCGAAATTAAACAACTGACCGTTTTAAATAAAGAAGAACTTTACGCTAAGGCAAAAAGTTTAAATGCCCCTTTGGAATTAATACGTTGGGTTGCTGAAGAAGGTAAATTACCCGTGCCGCATTTTTCTGCGGGGGGTGTAGCGACACCTGCCGATGCCGCTTTATTACGCCAGCTGGGTGCCGAAAGTGTGTTTGTCGGTTCAGGAATCTTTAAATCGACGGATCCTGAAAAACGTGCCTGCGCCATCGTGCAAGCCACTACACATTTTGATAATCCGGAAATTTTGCTGAATGTTTCAAGTGATTTAGCTGAAGGCATGAGTGGCTTCAATCTTAAATTCGAAGAAGAAGAAAGCTTGGTTTGA